The Malus domestica chromosome 08, GDT2T_hap1 genomic interval CAGCCATTTGTTGTGCATTAGCTTATGGGTTTGGCTAGACGTTGGGTAAATCGACATGATGCTCTTCAGAGGCACTTTGTTGTGTGCAAGGGTTGTCTTCAGGTTGTGGCGGCATCTTGTCAACAAAATCAATAAACTGAAACAAAATGCATGACTCAAGAAAATGTATAtcgaaagaaaacaaatgtctcaaaaaaataaaattgtgaaataccaaatatttttattttttatttttattaaaacatgTTATAagccatgctctgataccatttttgTCTGTAAAACCCCAGACATACATATTTAGCTTTCTGGAGCTTGAAAAGGTTTGTTTGGGTTAAAGTGagtgtgtaaaaaaaataaatggagAACACGTGTTTGTAAGATGgtccttcatcttttggtgtTTGTTGCCCTGTTTCCAAAATGGTAAAAGGGAAGAAACAGCTATGGGTTCTCTTTGGGTgtcgaagaaagaaaaaattgcaTAAGTTAAGTTCTAAACATCAAAACTACAATCCGTTTTCGCCTCTATGATCACAACGTTGAGCACTACGGATGAAGGTAAGAATTCAAAGCTTATTTGCAGATTCGAAATTATATTTTGGTTGGGGATTTCATGTTAATAACTTTGAAAAATTCATGTTTGAAGTGCTATATGGTTGAATTGAGAGTTTTGGAAGTCTCAAGGCTGGTCGAACAGTATTACTCAAGAAGATTGAGGTAAAATTTTacttgatttggagttatagAATTCAATTGTGTAGTGGTTGTTGGATGGCGTTTGATATATGGCTCCTGAATGGGTTTCATGGAAAGGTCGATTAAACTGCGATTCATGTGATTAAATATGGATCTGGTTATTTTGGGGATATACGTGCACTGTGCAAATGGAATTGAGACATGTTAGCTTATGTTGGTGCATGTGAATTGTGCATTGATATGTTCCTTTTCAAATTAGGTACTTTCTTGGCTTAAGCAAGATCAAGAGATAGGAGTGAACAATTGTGAAATGAGTTATTACCTGAAGCTTGGAAAATCAGGTGAGGGGACTCACACCCTGGTTGGTGGTTTCCGGTACGTATTATGTATGTAAATGTGGATATGTGCAAGCTATGCATTGAATTTTGTTGTTGTGTTAGAACTGCATGTTAGGGAAAAGAGTTTGATTTTTCTAGCATGCGATTTATGTCGTTCTAAATTGTAATGACGACCTAAGAGTGAAGGGGGCTGTGTGACTACCCTGGGCTTCAATCCCCTAAACCTCCAGAGGGTCCTATACAAACGGATTCATACCATTAACCGTAAGGGGAGGGTACTTGTGTCTATGTGGTATAGGTTGTCAGTGGACACTCTCACTACCCTACCTTGTGTTGTTATTACTTGAGAATTTATTTTAGGTATGGTAGTTGGCCGCGTGTTCGGTTGTCAGGACAAATGGAATGCAGGGATCCCACTATAGTTAATTATAAGCATGAAATAAATTTTAACTCATGCCAAAGCATTTTGTTGTGCAAATTATTTCCTTTATACATAGTACAAAGGTATATCTATTTTCAAACCTCGCTAGGGTCCTCCCGAGGGGGGGCAAATGATTGTATGTGATGCTCACCCCTACATTTTTCAGGTGCTGTGCGAGAAACAATGGAAGAGTTGGACTAAGGTGTGCGGTTGTAGCTTGTCAACCTAAAAACTTCGAATTAGAAAATCAACTTTTGAAATGtaaatattgattttatggtttcAGTGAAAACTGTCTGTGTTTATCCTCTTTGCTTCTGTATATATTTGTCTAAACCCGTCACTCATTTGGCTTATGTAAACTAAACTTTTGGGACttttgttgtaaaaaaaaaggttgcttAAGAAAGAGTTTGAATGTTATGGTTTTCAATTAAACTCTGATATttatttgatattaattttaGAGGCCTTACGTATTTTAAAGATACATGAAAATTGTCATGTTCTAAGTTTGGAACATACAACTCTCATGCGCTTTTAAGATTCGTGGGGCTGTGTTGACAAAGGTTATGTGAAAGCCTTTGTAGTTGAGGAGTTTGGCTAACTGGAGCATCGGGGTTATGTGACCTTGAGCTGGGAATGGTATGCAAACTCCATGTGGCTTCTCTTTCAAACCATTTGagtccattctctctctctctctctctctttctctctctataacaAATCTAACGAAAATGAGATTTGGACCGAGAAGAAAAGTCTTTTACGATACACCAACTTATAACAAATCTAACGAAAATGAGATTTGGACCGAGAAGAAAAGTCTTTTACGATACACCAACTTTATAGGATACATCATAGAGCGACAGGGAATCTCGACATCTTACATAAACTTATAAACTAAAAACATTCAACAAATTAGGCACCGTACATATGGCAATTCACGCCAATGAAGCATGACGTTCGTTGGTGCTAAGAATCTTTGGGACGGCAGTCGAGAGTATATACATTTTCCATTACTCTGACAGGCTGGCATGCattgattttgtttgtttgctgaTTCGGTATGATACTAATGTGTTCTATATGAAGAGTCTTGAtccaatcaatttatatttttatttttaattgtatGTCCTTTTagggcttttttattttttaaattaattaacaatgaGGGCAAATTTGTCTTTAAGAAAAGATTTTAAGGTGAATTCAGACCTAAAAGGATATGTGAAAGTGAATTAGAACATCACGAAGTGCTAGTGTAATATTGCAAATGAGAGGTTTTTTGTGAACACAATAAATCGTAGGAGGTGTTAGTGTAATTAATCCGCTCAATAAATCTAGTACAAAGAGCAGCAGTTATTTTCAAAAATAGTAATTTTAGTTATATTGATGTCGTAGGAGTGTACTAACATATAATGCGGCAAAGAGATGAAGATAATTTAGGTGCTTTAATGAATTTAGAAAGGCATATTGGTTGGGGTTCCACCCATCCGTCTCGGGTTTAAAACTCTCCAATCcgttaaattattataatagttttgaattaaaattttttttaatgaattaatCGTTTAAGTGACTGCGAATAACATGGTTTTCCAACTCAATAGGTATCACCAACACCAATCATTCATGCATTAATTGATCTCAAGCATCAAGGTAGTCCCTGATATTATGGTTATGTTAAATTTTTGTTCAGACTTGCACTCGTATACAGGGAATACGAATCTAATTAGCAAAACATAGAGTACAATCAAATCATTTAACAAGTTATTATACGCATGCAAGTTTCTCAACTTACAGAGCAAATCGTTGTAGGCTAAAGTTCTCAGCTTAACAAATCATCTAATTGCTATCATGGCATCGGACTCGACATGTTATTAAGCAACTAAACACTAATTTGATATCAAGCTAAGCCGAAATACAAAGCAATAACTAGACAGAACTTTAAGCAATTCTAATTTACTGGAGATTGAAGGACCTGGCTAGCCATTCTGTCCAAATCAACAAAAGACGTGCCATTAGGACTAGTGGTGGCCTCCGTTGCCAACTTTTTCCATTCCAGGGCTTTCTTCCGCATCTCTTTGCCTTCCTCTCCCTCCATTATCTTTCTCACAAGTCCTTCTATGTAATCTCTTTTAACATCGCCCTCTATCTCCATGCCTATGCCCCACACTTTGCAACTGAACCTACAATTCATTTGTTGTTCTGCAAAGAAGGGCCAACAGATCATAGGCACTCCACCACACAAGCTTTCAAGGATAGAGTTCCATCCGCTGTGGGTCAAGAACCCTCCGATAGCTGGGTGACTCAGAACTTCTTGTTGAGGGCACCAACTTGCCACTAGACTTCTTTCTTTGGTCTCTTCCGAAAACTCTGAAGGAACGACAGCTGATTCCCCAACAAGAAGGTCAGGCCTAATTACCCAAAGGAATGTTTGATTGCTGTTTGCAAGTCCCCAAGCAAACTCAGTTAGCTGCTCCTCTGTCAGGACTGTGATGCTTCCGAAATTGACATAAACCACGGAATTGGGTTCTTTAGAGTCGAGCCATTCAAGGCACTCTGGTTCTTCTGTCCATAGGTTTGATCCAATCGACTTCAACTCGTTCTCTGCTGGGATCTGATTAAGCTGTAGATGTAGGGGTCCGACGGAGTATATAGGTGGTAGCAAAGTGGAAAGTGCATCTAACACTTCATGTTCAAAGGCATAAAACGTGTTCAAAATGAAAGCAGAAGCTCTATGATATCGTCCTATTTCAACCCTAAGAAATTCCAACATGATGTCATTTGGGTCTGTGGTTCTAATGAAGGTTGGGATGTCCCTCAGTCGGATACCTCTCATGCCTGGTATCCAATCTATAACCGTGTCCAAATACCCATTCGTCAAGTAGCTTGCATCTGCAAATGAAATTGAGAAACAATTCTAAGGTGTTAacattctttaaaaaaattaacacgtTTAGTACATAGTCAGTGTTACCAAATGACTACTCAGGAAGGAATTTGTAGTTAGTGTACCTTTAAGGGGTATTAAGCCCTTTTCGATGAGAGGGCGCAACTGAAGGTAGCCCATCAAACCGCAAGCACTTGCTGTTGCAAATATAACAACTGGAATGCCTAATTCTTGGGCTGCTTCAAGCGTGAAGGTCATGCCACCATCAGAAACTATGCAGGTAACTGGAGGGGAATTGGGCAAGGAATTGAGCTTGGACAAAAGGTCTTTGAAAGGTTCTAAGCAATTTTTCCTAGTGGAAAAGCATAGAGCTGTTATGTCTTGAGTGGCGTTGACATCAGTTGTAGGGAGGCCATCAGGAATGGTTTCGAACCTAAAGGAGGGGAGGCCATCAAGAGAGTTGGGACCTCGGGCTTTTAGAAGGCGTCTGTGGTTGAACTCTGTGTTCACAAAGGTTATGTGAAAGCCTTTGTAGTTGAGGAGCTTGGCTAATTGCAGCATAGGGTTTATGTGACCCTGAGCTGGGTACGGTATGAAAACTGCATGTGGCTTCTCTATCATACCTTTTGAAcccatttttttctttgcaaaaatcaATTAGGACAAAGCTAAGGAAAATGAATATGCTTGGGAAGAGGAATTTACAGTACCAGTTTTAtacgaaggagagagagaatcaATTAGTTCACAAGCTCAACAATAAATTAGTCACACTTAGACAAAAACGATGAGATCCGTGACGTAATGCACTGCAAGTTGGTGCcattaatttttgtttgttaatttattttaatcaattttttttttgtgaacttatttattttaatatattgtGTTATGTAAGTTTTCAGATTTGTTTAATTGTTTGCACGTTCTGATTCCTATTCTATATCCGTAGTATTAAAATAAATTCAGGGTTGCCGCTTTTTTCTCTCCTCCGTGAGAGTCTTCCTCTCCCTGTGAGATTCTCCTATTAACTGCGCTGTCGATCCTTTACCAACCCGCC includes:
- the LOC103448620 gene encoding (R)-mandelonitrile beta-glucosyltransferase-like; translation: MGSKGMIEKPHAVFIPYPAQGHINPMLQLAKLLNYKGFHITFVNTEFNHRRLLKARGPNSLDGLPSFRFETIPDGLPTTDVNATQDITALCFSTRKNCLEPFKDLLSKLNSLPNSPPVTCIVSDGGMTFTLEAAQELGIPVVIFATASACGLMGYLQLRPLIEKGLIPLKDASYLTNGYLDTVIDWIPGMRGIRLRDIPTFIRTTDPNDIMLEFLRVEIGRYHRASAFILNTFYAFEHEVLDALSTLLPPIYSVGPLHLQLNQIPAENELKSIGSNLWTEEPECLEWLDSKEPNSVVYVNFGSITVLTEEQLTEFAWGLANSNQTFLWVIRPDLLVGESAVVPSEFSEETKERSLVASWCPQQEVLSHPAIGGFLTHSGWNSILESLCGGVPMICWPFFAEQQMNCRFSCKVWGIGMEIEGDVKRDYIEGLVRKIMEGEEGKEMRKKALEWKKLATEATTSPNGTSFVDLDRMASQVLQSPVN